The Lutra lutra chromosome 1, mLutLut1.2, whole genome shotgun sequence genomic sequence TGGGATTATCTAAGATGGGTTTTCCAGGGGCTCCCAGACCATGGCCAAGCAGGGGTGGAGCCACTTAACTCGCCACAGCAAACTTTACAGCTGGGACCAAAGTCTGTGCGCCTATTACTGGACACCTGGGGAGGCAGGAGTCTGCCTGGGTCCCTTGGTGGGTGGGACTGGGTCCCACAGTTCCCAGAGTTCCCACAAAGGCACTCTGTCCATGGATGAATGCTAAATTGTTGTTGAGTGGGGGGACACGGCAAGGGCTATCTCATTCCCACGATGCTGACATCCCCACAGTGTTTAAGGGCTTTGTATTGGGCAAAGCACCACCTTCAGGGGCCTGGACAGTATAGAGTGAAAAAAGGTCTCTGGGCCCCCAATTTGCAAGGCACAGTAGGAGTTTAAGAATTGCTCAAAGGGCATATTTTTCAAAGGGAGCAAGAGCTGCTGGAAAAGGAGGGCTCTCCGGGAGGGCAGAGGTAAGATCATGCTGGGGTGCAGCCAGGGGAATGCTCCCGGCAGGCAGACCTCAGCCTCAGGGGGAGCACCCCCTTTCCCTGGTCCCGCGAACATTCTCCTTGTGCATTTAGGAATTGCGCCAGCAAGTGCTCTGGGCACCGactctttcctgttcttttcttctcaagatctatttaggggcgcctgggtggctcagcgggttaagcctctgcctgtggcttgggtcatgatcccagggtcctgggatcaagccccacactgggctctctgctcagtggggagcctgcttccccctctctctctctgcctgcctctctgcctacttgtgatctctatcaaataaataaaatcttaaaaaaaaatctatttttttttttttgagagagagagagagagagagcacatgagcaaagttgggaggggcggaaggagagggagggaaaatcccaagcagactccatgctgagtgcggagtctgatgtggggctcgatcccaccaccccgagaccacaacctgagccgaaaccaagagctggactcctaactgactgtgccacccaggtgcccccattctttcccttttccactgGAAATATTCACTGTGGTGGTCCTTTCCCCTTTGACCACTGTTTGTTCCGGGGGGACCACTGTTTGTCCATCTGTGGCTCAAGAGGGCCGCCTCCGAGGAGCCACATTCAACCCAGTATAGATCATGAGACCCTGCGCCTTGAGCCTGGTACTGGGATTGGGCGAGACTTCTGGGGATCTTGGGAGgaggtgaggttttttttttttttttttttttgtggagagaTGTGAATATTGGGGCCAAAGGGTGGACTATAATGGATTTGACCACAAAAATGGCCTCAATTCTCCGCCCCTCCCTTTACTCACGCCCTTTGTAATGTGACTTTGATGCTCCTATCACCAAGGTGAGGGGTTTATCTCCTCCACCCACTTTGGATCTTGTTGCCCTTGTGTCGTGCTTTGGCCAACGGGTTGTGTCGGACAGCAcactgggtcttttttttttttttttttttaagattttatttatttgatagagatcacaagtaggcagagagagggaagcaggctccctgctgagcagagagcctgatgtagggctcgatcccaggaccctgggatcatgacccgagccgaaggcagaggcttaacccactgagccacgcaggcgcccagCACACTGGTTCTTGACTATGCTTACCACATAGCTAAGCCCCAGTATCCTCCTGCGGGATCACAGGGTGTAGGGACAAGTTGTCCCAGGCCATCCTGGACCAGCTAGTTCTCTTCCAAGCAGGTGGCAGGCCACAGACAACATGAGCAAAGACCAGCCAACTAAGACCAGCCCAAATGGCCAAATCACAGAATTGTTAGCTAAGTAAATGATTACTGTTTCAGGTTACACAACTGGTTGTCATACAATACttgttatgtatttattagtattattatgacAACAGAAAACAGATACAGTTACTAATAACAGTTGCTGAAACAGTTACTAATTACAGCTACTATTGACACAGCTGACTCCTTTGAGAAAATTACCAGAAGAAATGGTACAAAACCCAAATGGCTCTCCATTTTTATCCAAGCTGTAAACAACGACTATGCCCTCATCATTTCATAAATTTCAGAGCAGTAAAAGCTCGGTTATAACCTTAGTAGCTACgttaacaaataaacaacaacaacaacaaaaccccagcCAAATTATACAGAAATGAAATTTGAGTTGTGGGCTTGGGGTAATAAGCTAAGAATATTAGACAGTAAAAGATCAACACATCATATTAATGCTGAAATACAGAAGGATAACGATGGGGAATGAGTCCCCAGACCACACGTTCATGGGCCTGTGTTAACATCTGATAGCATGCACAAAGTAAAAAGTAGCACCAGAGGAgacatgtgaaaataaaaataagcttaaaaccATTTCAATTCAGACTGGATTAAAATGAAAGTTTGGGTTATCCCGCAATTTACTGAGAAAAAGATCTTCAGGCAAATAAATCTTGTTGGCACAACTACTGTAAGAATTCAGAGCGTGAGGCACGTGATTCATCACCGCAAAAAGATGAGAATGACCAGGCTGTGCTTAGTCTAATCCTCGAGCATGATTCTGTAAGTTTTCATTTACAAATGTTCTGCATCTTGTGATCTAATGGACGAGTTTCCTTAAATCTTTGCTATTCAGTCTccatggttttttattttatttatttatttattttttaaaagattttatttatttgtcagagagagagggagagagagcgagcacaggcggacagaatggcaggcagaggcagagggagaagcaggctccccgccaagcaaggagcccgatgcgggactcgatctcaggacgctgggatcatgacctgagccgaaggcagctacttaaccaactgagccacccaggcgtcccctccatggttttttaaaagaaattgtcctTACTTCCCAAGGTTGTAACTTAAAACGTGAAGGCAAACTTCAAGGTCAGATCAAATAGGTATATTATAGTTAACTTTGTCTATTCGAGTTTGTGTCATGGAATATTTTAGAAGATGTAAAGGACGACTGGAAAGGAAGCTGAATTTGTTCATGAGCCTCATGATGACTGGCCCCCTTCTGGGATCTCTGTGGTCTTAGTATCACTATCCTGCCCAGCACAGACACTGTGAACTCACTTGCATGCCTGAAAAACATCCCAGACCATGCGTATGGACTTCCACTGTCCTGGCTAGATCCGTCTAACAGAAATGTTTGCAGATTCATTCTCAGAAACTCTGGGAAGTCTCCTGCCTCCCCTGAAGTTACTGCCCAGCAGCAACCCCTCTGTGGGTACTCCCTACCTTTTGCCTCCTCTACCTCTTTTCCCCAAACTCTGTGCCCTTTGTCCTTCCAGCTTCCACCTCCATGAAAATCCCTTTAGCGGCACTGCCTTTAAGGAAGTCTGGTTTTCTCCCATGCAttctgctctgccagcagcaggCGCTCTCGATTTCAGGTAATAAATTCACCCTTGATTCATGCAGGAGGTGGGGTCAGGGTCAGCATTCTCCCGGTTTCCTACGCCTCCTGCCCATCGTCATTCCTTCACTTTTCCGTGACAGTAGCTGCTCATTTAAGAGAGTTACTTGTCCCATTCATGTGCTTAGCAAATCCTGATTGGGCACGGACTTTTCTCCAGGTATTGTGCTGCAAGCTGGGATGACCACAGCCTTCCAGATGAGGCATTTGTAGTCTGGAGAGGCATTAAACCAATCAATATGAATACAAATAATGGAAAggcagggaaggcttccctgactGATGAGGCCACTGAAATGAAACTGAGTGACCATCATTAACTAGTTACAGCGAACGGATGGGGTGCTGGGGAGAACATTTCATGCAGAAAGAATGGCATGTGCTAAAGCCCTGGGGTGAGTGCACCATGCCAGTGCGTGGGAGGGGTCACGGCGTGAAGAAAGGGCCTGCCCGGAGGAGGCTGCGGAGCGGACGGGAGCCAGACATAGGCAGTTGCTAGAGCACGATTAGGACTCCGGTCTTTGGCGTGGAGCAACGAGAAGCCCCGTCGGTTTTACGCAGGGGCGCGCGACGATCAGACTTGCGTCGGGCGAGGAGCCGCTGGCTTCAGCGTGGCAGCGATCCGCGGGGACAAGGGCGGCGGCGGGCCCGCCGTGGTTCGGATGGCGACGGAGGGAAGGGGATCTGAGTGACTGGGTGCACAGGATGGGGTGCGAGACCATCCccgaaggtgggggaggggaggccgcgGAGGGTCCCTCCCCGCGCCCGAGCTCCGAGCACCCCGGGGCTGCCGTGGGTTCACCCCGCCCGCCTCCTGCGGGAACGTGTGCTAGGAGCCCAGCCGGTACCCGCAGGAGCACGTCGCCCGGCGGCGGCGGAGAAAGATCCAGAAGCGGGCCCCCCAACGCTCCGCCTGCCTTCCCTCGAGGGCGTCCGCGCTCCCCGCACCCCCGACGGCCCACCGAGCAGACGCCACCGAGAGGGAGAGGGCGGAGAGCACCTTCTGCGCACGCCCCGGCTCCGCCACCGCGGGGGCGGGCCGAGGGACGTCATTGTGCGGCGCCGGCGCGTGACGTCACTGTGCAGCGCCGGCCGGAAGCGGGGCTCGGCGGCGCACGTGCGGGGCGGCGCGGCGGGCAGGCGCATGGCGAGCTGCGCGGGGCTGGCGCTGTGCGGGCAGGCGCTGGTGGTGCGGGGCGGCAGCCGGTTCTTGGCCACCTCCACCGCGAGCAGgtgagggggcggggcctgccgcGGGGAGCCCGGGCTGCGGGCGCGCGGCGCGGCCTGCACAGCCCGATCCCTCGCGCCGCCGGGGCGCCCCTCGCCGGCGCCGTCTGTCAAGACCCGGGGTCTCGGCCGGGGCGGCGCCGGCGCTGGGGGGCGGGTCACGGGGGCGGCGCGGGCCGGGGGTGGGCCCTCCGCGGCCTCCCCTCTCGGGGCGGGCGGCGCGCCTTGCTGGCGGGCGCCGGGGGGAAGGCGGCTTGAGTCCGGGCGCCGGCCGCCTCTCCCGCTCTCGGGGCGTGGGCCCGCCCCCCTCGCCAGCCGGCCGCGCCCGCTCCTCTGGGCTCCGGGGATTCCCCTCCCGGTGCGGCCGCTCCCGGCTCAGGCTCCTCCCCCGCCCGGCCTGGGGTTCCGTAGGTGCGGATCCCGGAGTCTTGTCCTGGGCAGCGTCGGCGCCTCCGCCTTCCCCCGGTTTGGCTCGTGCTTGCAGGGGCCGTGCGTCCCACGTAGACGCGGCGGCCTCTCGGCTCGAAGCCGGAAACCCCGCTCTCTTAGTTTTCCCCGAAAACTCACTCACAAACTTGCGCTGTGTTCCAGGGATATGCAGAGGCTCGCGGTACCTCGTGCTCCTGGGACACGCGGTATCACACTTGATAGGACGCTTCATACGTAACAAGTGCACTAAATCCCtcgtttttttttaagatttgtttttattagagagcgcgcgcgcacaagccggggggggggtgtgggaggaggggactCCGTGCTTAGCGGAGAACCGCaccgggggctccatcccaggcccccggaacatgacctgagcccaaggcagacacttcacggAGGAAgcgttttttgttgttctttttttttttttttttaagatttttatttatttgatacagagagagatcacaagcaggcagagaggcaggcagagagagagaggaggaagcaggctccctgctgagcagatggggggcttgatcccaggaccctgagagcatgacctgagctgaaggcagaggcttaacccactgagccacccaggcgcctctgttgttctttttttaaaatacgaTTTCTCCTCTGTGCTCTTGTGGAAGTAGAGTGATGGTGGCAGACTTTGTGACTCAGAGAACTACTTTTTCCAGCACCACAGTGTTCCATGGGCAGAGTCCCAGCGCATTACTGCAGAGGCCGTGCAGTAGGGAGGAGATGGGCATAAACTTGCCAGCACTTAGGGTCTCACTCCTGTGCTGGCAGGTGCTTGACAGCCACGAGCTTTCTTGGGTAGCTGAGACATTTTTAAGCGGTGGCCGCGTTAAATTTGGATGCAGGAATCTTACCAAAAAAACATGAACCATCTTGCATTGGTTTTCTAGGGTGTGAAAGAATAATGCATTACTTCCTCTTGAGTTTTTGCCCTCGTTTGTTTTGCTTAACCGATTTTTTGGGTACGGAACCATGCCGGTTGTGTATGGCCCACCTGGAAAGATGAAGCAGGTAAAGCTCTGTAGCGTTTCTCTGCAGTACTGTACCCGGACAATTTCTTGCCGTGGATAAGACCCTTTTTTTATCGGGTATGAGAATATTGGTGCTCCAGAGGAAAAAATCTCACATTTTTACTCATAAAATGCTCTGTTTAaaatctttctgttttctcttagtGACGATGACGTCCCTTTCACATACGATTGCAGTACTGCGGAAAAGAAGTCCCAGGAGAATAAAGGGTGAGATGATGGGGCAGACTCTTAAGGCCTGATTGTGCTCGGACTAAATGGGACGGGGTAGCCTGAGAGGTAAATTGTTGCACTCAGTAAGTTGCCTTGGCACCgaattcttcatttctgtgtaCACTGCCCTGTGGATGAACCAAGTAGGACCACAGGAAGGAAATGTGGAGCTAAGTTTAAGTTTGGCCTTAAGAATAGTAGGTTTTTTCTCAAGACCTCCAGTTTCTGTCCGTAATTAACTCCTGTGGACATCTTGAAATAATGCAGTGGGACTTGCTGTGTGTCGAAGTTAGCTGTAGTTAATTGAAAGATAAGGGAAGCAGAGTGTGATCATTTTGCATGGTGCCTTTTTCTAGTAGAATGGTCTTAAAGgctcagttttttttaatgtgacttaaTTCTTGACTCTGGTCTTTGATTCGTTCTTGGCCGTGAGGGCGTGGGCCGTGTGATCTCTGACGGTCTTTCTGGCTCAGCTCTTTGGATTCCGGTGTGTGTATGCTGAGAGATTCTTCTGTTTAACTAgatttattccttaaaaattacGGCTGTCCTGAGCCTCCCCTAGTCTGCTTAATACGCGTTTGTATCCTGGCTCCCTGAACCTCATGCCGTTTTTTGTCTCTGCTCATGCCATAAACCACAAGGCCAGCCTGAAGGAGTGCGGCCTTGTTTACTCAGGTAGGCCCTAACGGTCCTTGTCCTCTTTTCCTCAGGGAGGACGGGCAGCCGGTGGAGAAGGGGAGTGACATGATCCTGGCGTCCGCCTTCTCCAAGTCTGGTGGTTATTTTGCTTTAACGGATGACAGTAAGCGTCTGATTCTTTTCCGCACAAAACCATGGCAATGTCTGAGTGTCAGGTATGAAATGCTCCCGTTGGATCATTACCGTGTTGAACGCACAGCTTACACTTGCATGCCCACAGCAGTAGTGACCGTGACGTAGCGAAAGAGCAGCTCACACGCCGTCTCGgccgtgtgccaggcactgttgtcgACGCCTTACGTGTGTTGACCGACTGAGTCCTTGAAACAGCCgtctgcgggggtgggggcgctCTCACCCACACGCCTGACGGGAGTCGGGGCGCTGATCCCCGTCCGTCAGCTCAGAGGGCAGACCGGGCCCTGCCCCTGTTCCCTCCGGGTCCAGTCGGTGTCCCTGGCCACCGTGGCATCCTGCTTTCCAGGGTCCTCCACCGTTGAGCTGGCAGAAATGAAGAAAGTCAGCACCCTTAGAGCAGGTGGGGGCTGCTAGGGCAGGTCCCGGGCAGGCGTGCACTTCTCTTGCTCCGACAGTAAGTTCTTTATTTCCTCTCATGGGTGAGGGCTGGCGTTACGGGACAAATACCCACGTGGAGCAGAGTCAGCCCGCATCCTTGCCTCCCCCAGGCCGCACGGCTTAGCTGTCCCTGGAGAGTAAGAGATAAACACGCGCAGGTCGTAGTGTTTGAACTACCTAACAGCCGAGGTTAAAGGGTTCCGCTTTGCAGCTGGCTCACAGCTGTACTGCGGAGAACTTCCTCGTCTTACTCTCTAGGAGGAGAGTAAAAGGGGCAGGTGCAGGTGGCGGTCTGTGTGGTGTGTGCACGCGGCTTAGGGGTAGTGTTTCATCCTGCACTTGGGGCCAGCGGCCGCCCGCACAGCCCGCCGACTCACCCCTGTCTCCTGTCGTGGGGCTTGCACCTTGACTGAAGGACAGTGCCCGGGGCTCCTGCCGGGGCTCTGGCCCTTCCCCGAGCGCTCCTGGCATGGTGCAGGGTCTGCAGGGGAGGAAGCCTTCTCTTGACCGGCAGCGGGTCTCTGTGCCTGTCAGGCTGTTGGGGAACGCAGGGCAGGGTCTGTGGTGTGTGAGGCCCAGGATGGGTGTCCAGGCACAGAGTCCTGTGTGTATCCGTCCAGTTCCCTCCGCACCGTGGCCCATGGGTGTTTGAGGGGAAGatgctgtgtttttgttttgtctttggaaGGTAGTGTGTTGGCGACTTCGCTTGGAGATCTAGGAACGCTCAGGGGGGGCAAGCAGCGGTTGGCACCTGGTTCCTTCCCCTGTAATTGGTTTTTACGTTGACATCAGCAGACCAGCTTTGTGTTGGAGACCTCTGCGTTGGGTGTGCAGGGCCTCTCGTGTTGCCTGTAGGGGTCCATGGTGCGTGCAGACACCGCTCGCGGGACTCCGGCAGCTCCCATCCCGTCTGCGTCAGCCGCTGGACGGAGGGGTCGGGCCAGATTCGCGGGTCTAGGGGCTGCATTTCTCAGGTTGCCTTGTCCTGTGGGCGTTCACTGAGCTCAGTGTAAGGTGCGTGCTGCCTGGTCTGGTGACCGTTAACGCTGGTCAGGGGCACACCCAGACGGACCCCTTGCTCAGATAAACAGCCACCCTCCACGCAGCTGACTCTCAGTTCAGCGGTGCAGGCGTCCCGGGCCCCCGAGATCCACATGGGACCGGGAATTGCTCACAGCTCGCTGTCTGGAGGCTTTAATATTAATCACGCAGGGTTCTAAGGAAAAGCCCAGATGGAAACGGTGGGTAGCAGCACTTGGTTTAAGGTTTCTGTTTGCAATGACAAAGGCCCAGAACCGAGGCCGGGTCTTCCGAGTTAAAGATAGGGTACTTGGGGTGACATGATATTTTCTGCTGTGATGTGTGCGTTTGTTAGTGAAAAATGTCACGTAGGAAATCACAGCATTTTGGAAAATTGCCTGTACTGAAATGCTGCGTGTGCGGAAGGGCAGAACGCCAGGAAATGAGGTGGTTCTCCCGGAGCTGCTTGGCTGCTGGAGGTGTGTGGCGTCGGGGAGCTGGGTGTCCTCAGTGCCCGGCAGGGCCTGGCGGGCCACACACTCAGTCCGTGGAACAAGTGTGGCTCTCTGGAGGGGGGCTTGAGTGGGCACTAAGTGTGGGGGATTTCAGGGCTCAGGTAGCTACCTGACCAGCGGCGATCCGCTTGGAGGTGGcggaagggagagggtcaggctGGCCCCGGGGGCCGGGGGGGTGTGAGGATGGGAACGCTGGGCTGTGAACCCCGTGactctggagggaagggggagtgCAAAGATCCTGACAAATGGTGAGGCCCATGTCTTCTGATGGCGCAAAGTGGCCAGACCACCTGCTGTCCGGTCTCATGACGTGCTTGCCTGTGACCCGACCCCTCAGGTCCTCACCCCCCCCTGCTCCGTGCAGCGTCCTGGAATCCCCCCAGGACTGACTTGGCCTGAGAAGATGAAcgtctccctaccccccccccactggCAGAGGACAAAGGGCCAAGATTCTGGAGGGTGCTGGGGCGAGTGCGTGCCGCATCCTGCTGTGGGCCTGGCCCAGGCCGTCCTTCTGGATTGTTGGCTGTGTGGCCGCGTGAGTGCCTCTGAGTGCACAGTGGCGTTCAGTGGCGCGCGCACGGAGAGGTGGTGAGTCTTGCCGGAGCCCGTGCTCACTCTTCTgttgtttctctgtgttaagtTGCTCCTTGTCCTTCCGTCCGCTGTCCCCGGCTCAGGAAGTGTGGGAGCAGGTTCCACCGCTGGGGGTGGCGGAGCCTGGGGACACGGCTACGGGCCCCTGCCCTGGGTTTCCCGTTCTCCGTTCTTCTGCTCCCGAGAATGTGGGCGGTCTTCGGTCCTCGTGCTGGACACGTGGCTTCTTCTagctttggtttccatttcaagGGATGTGTGGGGCTCCAGCAGCGGGGAGCTGGGGGGCCCCGTGTGCACGGACACTGGGCCCTGTTGGAAGGTGAGTCCCCTTCCACAccctctggggacagaggaaggcagggacCCCGCTTTCTGGAGGAGAGCCGCAGACGTAGGCGGTGCAGACAGGCTGGTGTTGATGCGTGAAGTAGGGTCACGCGTGGCATCTTCTTTGGGGTGAGAAGTTCAGGCCTGTTGCCCTGTGGAGACGCCAGTGGAGAAGAGGTGGACTGTGTGAGGGCTGCGGGCAGGAAGCCGCGTGGCCCCTGCGCCCCGCCAGTAGTGAGACCCGGTGGGGTCGGAAGGGTcgccgtgtgtgtgtgtcaggaGCCGTAACTTTGTTTCTTAGGCTGGTGCAGTGTGGAAGCAACTGGCACATGTGACTGATCTGATGAATCTGGCCCGAGTGTTTGTATTTAGGAGTGTCTGAGCCGGGACGCAGCCCCCCCAGCAGTGCGTTCCTTTCGCGGTCGCTTGCCCTCCTCCGGAGTCGTCCCTGCGGAGAGGGACCGTGAGTGCCACGCCTGCCGCCAGGTGTGTCGCCCCATCTTCAGGGGCGTGTGCTTGAACCGCAAATGGATTCCCGCCCGgttgccctccccttcccctgggctGGGGCATGGACTCGGTGGTCCTGGACGGGAAGCTGTAAGGGTAGGAGGCCCTGCGTGGTGTGCGCTCTTCTGGTTCTGATCGGAGCACGTTGGGTGTTTGTGAAGCTGTCCTCCCCCGAAGGCACCGTAGAGGCGCTGGGGTCAAAGGGCAAATAAAGGGGAATTTTCCCGACATTTTGTTATGACAGTCTTCAAACAGAGCAAATGTGAGATGATTTCTTACCGGACCCCTGAAGTGTCCAGCACCCGGATTCCGCTATCACAAAAGCAAAGAGATTCTAAAGTTAAATTGGCCCAAGTCATTGGCTTTGTTTCCGTTCTCTTAATTACTTGATTTCTTTGACATCACCTGTGGTGACTGGAAGGGGCGACGTGGCGTGGAGCTGACCCGCCAGCAGCAGGACCAGCCTGCAGGTCTGTTGGCCCACCTCGTGCCGACCTGTGCAGGCCAACGGCGGGCATCTCTTGCCTTCCAGGACC encodes the following:
- the LOC125093738 gene encoding serine/arginine repetitive matrix protein 3-like; the encoded protein is MKRPIKCDTACPRSTRYREPLHIPGTQRKFVSEFSGKTKRAGFPASSREAAASGGRRRRRRCPGQDSGIRTYGTPGRAGEEPEPGAAAPGGESPEPRGAGAAGWRGGRAHAPRAGEAAGARTQAAFPPAPASKARRPPREGRPRRAHPRPAPPP